Genomic segment of bacterium:
CGAACAAATGGAGGTCGTGTTGTTGACCGGGGTCAGTTGCCGCTGACGAATTCGCTGTTCTCGGAGTCCCAGTAGAGCCGGACAAGCGGTGCGTTGTCAGCGCTGTACTTTCCTTCGCTGAGGGAGGCGGAGGTGGTGCCGGTGAGATCAAATGATCCCAGGCCACGGGCGGCCTCGAGGAACGATTCTTGGGTGAGCACCGGACCTGCGGTGCTGGCGATGGCAACGAAGAGGTCAACACCACGACATGATCGGATAGTCGGGGGGAGGTTGTTGGGCCTCGGGTTGGGGACATTGACGTTGACCACATTGCCGCTGCGGGTTTCATAGTTCTCGACGCATTCTCGAACGCCGGCTTCGCCAGCGTTGTAATAGTCTTGGAGCGTCGGGAAGCCGTAGGCATACAAGTCGACCTGGCTTGGGTCGTAGCCGAGTTCGACATACCCCGCCTTGCTGACCGAATCGGTGATGACCATCAGATCGCTTCCGGCCCGCTCCACGCCTCCAACCGCTCCGTAGCCAGCTGTATTGAAGGCCAAGACGGCATCTACACCATCAGCTTCTGCTCGTTCGATCCAGACGTCGACTTCTGCTTCCCCTGCCGGGACATCACCGGGTGGCGCAGTTCCGGACACCGCTCGGGTCACGGTGCCGCCGGCAGCTTCAACCAGCTCCTGCACTGGCCCAAGGAGGAACTCGTCATCACTCGATGCATGGATCTGGATCTTCCGACCGTCGATCAGCCCATCAGCCTTGGCAGCATTGACGAGACTGGCGATCCTCTCAATGAGCCCCCCCTGAGTGGTAAAGAGCAGCCCGCCGCTTCGACCGATGACGTCGGGTGCCATCTCGGCCGTGTTCACGGCCAGCGCCCCGTACAGCTCGGTGTAGCAGAGCACTCCGTCCCAGAGGACGAAACCCACAAACGCGAAGACCTCTTCGTCTTCGATGAACTGCACGCATACTGCCTCGATGGCAGAATCGTCGACTGGCGAGTATTGCCCGAACACCGGTACCAGCAGTCGCCCATTGACGCCTCCCGCGTCGTTGGCCCGGTCGATTGCGGCCTGCCACTGGGCCTCGTGGTCGCCGTTGTCGATGCCGAATTCGGTGACGTCGACGAACCCTACGCCGATCTTGATCTCAGTCTCGGTGACTCCGCGGTACGACGCGGTGAGCACCACCGGCTCGGGCTCGGGCTCCTCGGGGGCCGCCTCTTCAGCCGCAGTCTCTTCGGGCTCGGCGTCTTCGGGCTCTCCCTCCTCGGGTTTTGGGGCCTGAGGCTCGGCCTCGGATTCG
This window contains:
- a CDS encoding ABC transporter substrate-binding protein; this encodes MRRWILALVLALALVAAACGGSDNTEAGGDAPPVSAEEAEPEAPAPQAAEPEDAESEAEPQAPKPEEGEPEDAEPEETAAEEAAPEEPEPEPVVLTASYRGVTETEIKIGVGFVDVTEFGIDNGDHEAQWQAAIDRANDAGGVNGRLLVPVFGQYSPVDDSAIEAVCVQFIEDEEVFAFVGFVLWDGVLCYTELYGALAVNTAEMAPDVIGRSGGLLFTTQGGLIERIASLVNAAKADGLIDGRKIQIHASSDDEFLLGPVQELVEAAGGTVTRAVSGTAPPGDVPAGEAEVDVWIERAEADGVDAVLAFNTAGYGAVGGVERAGSDLMVITDSVSKAGYVELGYDPSQVDLYAYGFPTLQDYYNAGEAGVRECVENYETRSGNVVNVNVPNPRPNNLPPTIRSCRGVDLFVAIASTAGPVLTQESFLEAARGLGSFDLTGTTSASLSEGKYSADNAPLVRLYWDSENSEFVSGN